The DNA segment GGCTTTTTCTTGCACTGTTTCGTGTGTGTGCTTTATTTCACAATAAAACTCTTGAATTAAGTATgcatagaaaatatttcttttttctctgggtGGCAAGATTATGAAAAAATTTTCTtatgcttttctatattttccaagtttGAATTTCACTGTAAGCACCTGGCTTTGTACTGCCCTTTTTCTGTTACACAGTCATCATTTGCTTGCTTGTTGTGGGAGCACTTTTGCGCAGGTCTGCTTGGTTAGTGAAAGCATGTCTCCCTTTCTAGGAAGGTTGTGCAGGACCAGCGTTCCCTGTGCAGGCGCCACTGCGTTTCCTGCAGATTCCGACCGGCACTGCAACGGATTCCCTGCCGGAGCTGAGGTCACCAACAGGCTGTCGCCATGGAGACCCCTGGTACTTCTCATTCCCCTGCGCCTGGGGCTCACGGACATCAACGAGGCCTACGTGGAGACGCTGAAGGTGGGTCCTGCCGTGCAGCGCTTGCCCTGAGTCCCTGTCCCCTTCTCCCAGTTCTTAGTCACTTTCAGTGCGTTGTCGTCACGTGGCCATTTGTGCAGCCGGCTCTCGGGGGAGGGGTAAACAACCCTGGTTTACACCGTTTCCCAAGGGGTGAGTGGGCGTGAGGCACGTCCATCAGTACGCACGTGCTGCTTTGGTTCTGCAAGTGTCAAGGCGAGTGTCGAAGATGAAAGCATGAGGCGCTTGCAGGGGGTCCTCGGAACCAGGTGCCACTCCTCGGCCTGACGGGGAGCCCCGCCCCCTCCCGGGTCTCCACTGTGCCCCAGGCATGCCCGCCCCACTCCCCCACAGCCCTCTTGGCCTGAGGTCCCTTCGGAGGGTCGGTTGGCCTGTGAGGAAGGGACGTGTGGGCAGGGCCTGGGGATGGGCAGGGCTCTGTGAGGAGCTCCAGCCACAGGCTCCCCCATGTCATGAAAGCAAAAgggggcggggcacggtggctcatgactgtaatctcagcactttgggagggcaaagcgggcagatcacgaggtcaggagtttgagaccagcctggccaacatggtgaaaccccgtctctactaaaaatataaaaattagctgggcatggtggtgcgcgcctatagtcccagctactcaggaggctgaggcaggagaatctcttgaacccaggaggcggagcttgcagtgacccgagatcatgccattgcactccatcctgggtgacagagtgagactccgtctcaaaaaaaaaaaaaaaaaaaaagcaagcagaagggaAAACCATCCTTTCTTCAGGTAACTCAAATTTTAGACCAAGGAGTCACATTTGTATGGAACTGAAATGTGGCTTCCTGTTAAAATTATTCAGTTGTCTGAACTTGGCCCCTCCGTCCAGCCTTCTGCCCGTCCTGCGGGGTCTCAGCTGCCCCCACACATAGGCCCCATCTCCATCGTTTCTGCCCTGTCAGGTCAAAGCATTCAGCAGGGCCGCCTCCCGCACCCCTGCTCACATCTCCTGCCAGGCCCCCTCACTCCCAGCCTCCCCAAAGCCCACCTCTGACATGAAGCTTCCCTGAGCTGAGCCTGCAGATTGGGTTTCTTGTGCCTGTGGGATGTCCTGTGGTCTTTCCTGGACAGTAAGCTCTTTGGTACCATGTCCCCTCCTGTCGCCTCTTGTGTCACCCAGTTGGGCCTCAGCAGGCCCTTGGGCCCCCTATGGCAGTGGGTGGGGGGACCGTCTGCTCCCACCTGGGACCTGTGCTCAGTCCCCCGCCCCTCCACAGCACTGCTTCATGATGCCCCAGTCCCTGGGCGTCATCGGAGGGAAGCCCAACAGCGCCCACTACTTCATCGGCTACGTTGGTGAGTCCAGGGTTCCCACCGTGTCCCTGTGGGCCTGTGCCTTTTAAGGGCATTCTATGAGCAGGTACCACACCCCAGGTGGCCACTTGAGGCCACTGGTGGAAAAGCAGCATGCCCTGAGAGGGGGGGTTCATTTTCAGCCTGGTCGCGGGCGGCCTCCTGTGTGCCCCTTTCCCTGATGGTCTGGTGCCCTCggctccctccccacctcctgcccaCTGCTTCTCAGTGTGATGTGGGTGCAGTGGGTCTGAAACGCGGCCTCCTCTGTCCCTTTCCTCTGCCGGCTCGGCCGCCCACCTGcccgcctgcctcatcctcccaggtgAGGAGCTCATCTACCTGGACCCCCACACCACGCAGCCAGCCGTGGAGCCCACTGACGGCTGCTTCATCCCGGACGAGAGCTTCCACTGCCAGCACCCGCCGTGCCGCATGAGCATCGCGGAGCTTGACCCGTCCATTGCTGTGGTACGTGGCGGCCACCTGAGCACACAGGCATTTGGTGCTGAATGCTGTTTGGGAATGACGAGGAAAACTTTCGGATTTTTGcgttttttttttcagcatgttGGGATAAGTACTGTGTTCACGTGGTTGGGAATCTGAAGGGTATAAGAGCCGGAACTGTGTCCTTGCACCCTCACGTCCCTCCCCCAGGCACCACCTCCTGCGCAGCCTTCATGGCCTTCGAGTGGCCCAGAGAGCGTGTGTCTGGATGTGAGCATGTGTGGGCGCGTGCTGAGTGTGCATGGATGAGTGTGAGCCATGGTGAGTGTGTCCCCCTCACACCTACATTTAAACACACGGGCggcccctccacccacccactccTGCACCACCTTTTGTTTTCCGGAGGCTCTGACTTGACCTCTCTGGGGGATTTCCTAAGAAGGAGCTTCCctgtttttccattttgatgACCTAGTTGTGATTTTTGGTGTGTGATTTATGCAGACGTGCCTGCCCTCAAATATATTTGATGGGGAAAGAGGCCAAAAAACCCCCCTAGAAATCATGAATGACGGTGGCACGCTCAGGGAAGCGGTTAACCGAGTCGGGGGCTCTGTTGTGGATGCTCCGCCCCATTTAGGAAGAAGAAGGCAGATCTGGGCCTGAAATGGGACGGTCTCTGAGCTGTGGCACAGCCCCAGAGTGCACACCACGCTCCATGCACCTCCTGGGCAGGGTGGCAGTAGTGGGGAACATGGGCTGGAGCTCTGTGGCtcacactttttgtttgtttgtttttgagacggagtctcactctgtcgcccgggctggagtgcagtggcgcgatctcggctcactgcaacctccgcctcccaggttcacgccattctcctgcctcagcctctcgattagctgggactgcaggcgcccgccaccacgcctggctaattttctgtatttttaataaagacgggttttcactgtgttagccaggatggtcttgatctcctgacctcatgatccacccacctcggcctcccaaagtgctgggattacaggcgtgagccactgcgcgcagCCTGGCGCACACTTCTTACCAGAACCTAGTCACGAATTCCTCGTCTAACTAGAATTAGGTATGTTTGTTACTGTAAACGCGGCTTGGTGGCTTACAGTGATTGGCACTCTAACAGTCAGGTCGGGCTAGAGAGCCAGCCACCGCAGACAGAGAAGTGGACGCGTGAACGTTGAGTTGAGACCAAAGGGGCCACCTGGTGGGATAACTGTCCTCACCCGTGAGGAGGAGGAATGTCCCCTGTCCCCGGGGGAGAGCGCTCCTACACCAGCGCCGAGGCGGCAGAAACGGTGTCTTCAGGGGAAGAGAGTGCTCAGTTTGAGCTTCTCCTCCCATTTAGTTTCTTTTTGTGTTAACATCTGCGCATCTGGCAGCGTTGAGAATTCCTAGTGACTGTCATTACAGGCGGCAGCTTTAAGGATGTGATTGCCGGTGACCCTTGGCGGGTCCCGTCTCCTGGCTCCTCAGCAGGAGGCTCCCTGTGTCACGGTGTCCTTGGGCAGTTCTCGGTGGCCTTTGCCGCCAAGCTTCCAGGGAGCTGCTGGGCGAAGGCTGAGACCCAGCGGCCCTGCCTCACAGTCACAGAGAGAAGAGCTCCCCACTTGGCCCTAACTCATAACCTGCCCCAATCCCGGAACACTCGGTGAGGTTTGAGAGATGCACACCACGTAACATCTCGTGGGCGAATCAAGGCACAGCAACGCAGTGGAGCCTGAGGGGAGCCGGGCACTGGTGCAGGGGACCATGCACAGGGCACCCTCGGAGCTCCGTTCCCGGCCACAGGAGCCAAGGCAGGCTGGAGTGTCCAGCACCTGCATGCTGGGGGCCTCTGCTGCGCCACTGGCAGTGGGAATGGAAGCCCCCACCTCTTAGCCGCCTGCAGATGGGGGTGTCGTGTTCTGCTCATCGTCATTTCGTTTTAGGGGTTTTTCTGTAAGACTGAAGATGACTTCAGTGATTGGTGCCAGCAAGTCAAAAAGGTTTGTAGCCGCCCCACACCCACAGCCGAGCTGAGCCACCCAGGGAGACAGGCAGCGGGGCGTGCAGGGGTCGAAGGCCTGCGTCCAGGTCTCAGGCAGCCTCACTGGGCCGTGGGGAGCTTTGTCCCGCCTGGCACAGCTATGTAGCTGAGCCAGGGTGGGGTGTCCTGGATTGCCCATCTGGCAACACAGTTAACAACCCTGGGGACGGATGTTGCGTGTTGACTTTAGAATGGGATTTCCAGTGTCCTCATCCGTCTCCTGTTGAGATGGGGGTGGTGATGGGGTGCTAAGCTACGCTGGCCTAGTGCGTGTGGCCCACCCCCCTCTGCCGTTGTGGTCAGACTGTGCTGTGTGTTGATCACCACACTGGGTTCTCGTGTAGCCTTTAGTGTGGAagctgcctctgttttctcatcagtgAGATGGGATGACAGTCAGCTTTGTCCGCTGGCTGTGGCCGGCCGGCCCCTTTCTCTTGGCCGTAGCAAGCACTGGGGTGAGGCTGCACCTAACGGCCATGTCTCACTAACAGCTGTCTCTGCTCGGAGGTGCCCTGCCCATGTTTGAGCTGGTGGAGCAGCAGCCTTCACATCTGGCCTGCCCCGACGTCCTGAACCTGTCCCTAGGTGAGAGCTGCCAAGTCCAGGTGGGGTCCCTCGGAGGTACGATCTGTGCCCTTGCTTCCCCAGTCCTGGCCCCCTTGGTTTTGACCATTAAGGTGTGTGTGAGCCTGAGCCGTGAGCACTTGGCAGTGGTTCGCCTGTGAGACCAGGTGTGGAGCGGAGCGTCCCCTCCTCCAAGCTTGCGCCCAGCAGCCCAGGACCCACCTCGTCTTCCCCCCGAGGCGCTGCCTGCCCGGGCACTGTGGAGCTGGGCGTGCTCCCATGGAGTCCTCAGGGCTCTGGAGCAGACAGAACATGCAGGCTCTGTGGTGACGCAGTTCTGGGTGGGGGACTGGTTCACTTGGGCACCACTGGCCACGGGTGGCGTAGACCCCTTGGACCATGGCCAGCGTGCCACAGGAGCCAGCCTGGGCTCGTGCAGTGAAGTGAGTGGCCGTGAGCGTGTCCTCCTCATCCCTGTCTCCCTGTGGGAAACTCTACAAACAAGGCAATGGCAATGGAACCACTCCTGATGACCACGAGGGTCAGACGCGGGACAGAGGCCCCTCAGGCCTGAGATTGTGCCGGCCGCCCCCTGCCCTCCtcaccctgccctgctcctcTTCTCTGCTCCCTCCCCCCATATTCGCAGGTCTGCACAACCCCAGGACCTGTTCACACCCGCATGGGGACAGCTGTCTGTGGGCTGCAGAGCAGGCACTGCTCAGTCTGCCCCACACCAAGGGCACTTGACTCACACCCAGGTGGCCCACTCAAGATGCCTGATGCGCTATGTCCTGTTCCTTCTAGATTCTTCTGATGTAGAGCGACTGGAAAGATTCTTCGACTCAGAAGATGAAGACTTTGAAATCCTGTCCCTTTGAAAATCCTGGGGTCGGGGGTGGCACCTGTGAGAGCCTGGGGCTCCTGGTGCCGCTGCGTTCCATCCATCCCGCCCGCTCGCCTGCCGAGGGCTGCGCCCCGTGCTGCCTCCCCCCAGAGGGCCACCCGCTGTGCTCGTGGACTGAGGCTGCGCTGCCCGGGAGGCCTTACTGCTTGGTGTCAGACTGCCCAGCTCAGAGTGCCCGTCAGGGCCTGTGCATCCGCACGTGGAGCCGTCTGTTAGGAGCTTCCAGAGCATTCTCTCGACACTGCCAGCCCCGTGTTAGCGCCTGGGCCTCAGTCCCACTTGCTCCCAGGCGCCGGTTCTGTGGTTGGTTTGGAATTAAAGTCCTGTTTGAAGTTGTCAGACACAGACATGAATTTCTGGGGCGCTCCCTGAGTCAGAGTCTCAGAAGACCTGTGCAGGCTGGCGTGAGAGGAGCGGCAGCTACACTGCGGCCCCACGTCCAAGGACTAGGCTGCTCTCCAGGGGGGCGCGCCCACCGCTGTGTCCTCTCTGCCCAGCCTGGCTTACCAAGGGCTACCTCAGTGGGAGATGAGGTTGGAGGAATGAAGGCAAGGTTCCTCCTTGCTTTGGGGAGAAAAGTATTCAGGAAGTGGGTGTGTGGGAAACCTGAAGATGGCGTGCACAGGACACGGCGTGGGCGGCCTGGGCAGAAGGGCGGCTGGCTGTCCTGGAGCTGCTGCTGGAACCTGCCCTCAGAGTGTCCCTTTCCAGTGCTGCGGCATTCTGTGGCAGCTTccccaggtgtggtgacgggtgGGGCAGGGCCTCCACCTGTGACAGTCAGGCTTGAGGGTGGACGGCGTGCCTCTCCCAGGAGCCTTCCCCATGtccttgccttgctgagaattgcCCTCCCATGCCGCTGAGGTGTTAGGTGGTTTAGGGCCAAAAGGGGAAAACCACTTGAGTCTTGTGGTGTGTGGTGGGCAGACACCACAGGGTGGCATCACCTGGTGGCATTTCCAGAACCTCAGCCCCGATTCCAGCACCCACCACCGCCTGACCCTGTGTAACCTGCTGTCCCGGGTCCCAGAGTGCACGCTGCCCCGCTGCTCTGCTGCCTGTCCTGGGAAAGTAGTTTTGCCCCACTAGGAAATGTAAACAGGAGGGCTTGGGGAGCGTGGGCACCTTTCTCACGAGCAGCTACTGCGGCGTTGGCAGGactcgctgctgctgctgctgcttgtgTAGGTGGGGGAGCCGGAGATCCCTGAGGACGCGCGCCGGACACTCGGCACTGACCGGCCCACCTGGTAGCAGAGGACACCCCCAGCCCCCCAAGCATTGAAGACATAGTGTATTTCCTCGTATCCTTTCTCCCTTGGGTGTAGTTGGGGTGGGGAAGCAGGGAAGGCTGATGCGATCTCCATTCCTTGGGCTCCGCGTCCGAGTTCATGGTGCGCCGCTGTGCTGGGAGCTGCAGTGGGAATGTGTGGGACACCTTGACCAAAGGGGAGCTTTGTCTTGTGTGTTTTGAAAAAGGCTTAATGAAGACAATGTTGTTCATTCTTAGTAGTATAGTTTGCAATTCTTAATGGCAAATAATAAGTTTCAGTAGAAAACAAACCTTGTGTCTATTTTTTCCTTAAGTTCTAATTGAATGTcagttccagaaaaaaaataagtgaatgttTCAGCCCGTAGCATCACACGTAAAGGATGCGGCTGCCTGCGTGGCGGGCTGTGGGGGCCTGAGCAGGTGTGTCCCCAGCCCTGGCGGGGGGCCTGTCCTGCCTGCAGCCTGGCTCTCTACCAGCCGTGGCATCGGCCACCTCATACAACCCTAGAAGGAAAAAGTGCAAGGAAAATAGGATTTTAGGAAAGTAAAATGGCGGTTCCCATCTTCAGCAGGAGGAAGTCACAGGAAGTGCCTGGAGTTACAGGATTTGCCTCGATTTGAATCACAGCAAAGCCTTCCCCAAGTGCGCAGTGACTGTCCTGGCCTGTGGGAGGCCATGCCTGGGGCACAGCAGGGGGCTTGGTGAGGACATTGCTCACTCTGGCCAGTGCATCCCTGTGGGCAGCCCTGGTATAGGTGTGAAGGGCCCAAAGCCAGACCGGAGGGGGCCCTGCTGGGTCCCCGGTGAGGTGGCTGAGGACTTGTGGCCTCTCCGATGCTCATATTCTTCTTGTGGCTGCTCTAAAAGATGATCACATTCAGTACCTGGAACAGCACAGCCTCTTCCAGACCCGGAGGGCAGACAGCCATATCGTGCTGTGGGCTCTAGGGGAGAACGTTGCTGTGCCTTTCTAGCTTCTGGATGCCAGAAACTGCTTGGCTCATGGCTCTTTCTTTCCTCCAGCCTCACAGCCAGCAACATGGCATCTCTCCAGCTTTTGCTGCTGGCATCTCATTTCCTGACTCGGACCGCCTGCCTCCCTGTTATGCAGACCCatgatgggccaggcatggtggcgccagcctgtaatcccagcactttgggaggctaaggtgggaggatcacttgagcccaggaaagagaggctgcaatgagtcaagactgcaccactgcactccagcctggacaacagagtgagacccagtcttaaGACAACAAAAAAAGGCCCCTGTGATGACACCGGGCCCACCTGGATAGTCCAGGAAAGTCTTCATCTGAAGGTTCCTCACCCAGGCCCatcccacagcccctggcaatGCTTACCCAAGAGTGAAATCCTTTTGTTTTGCCTGGGTTTGTCTCTTGGCCACAGAAGGGTGCTGAGACCCACAGCTGCTGCCCCCACAGATGGGGGACCCTGCCTGCCTTCTACTCCAGCACACTGTATGCTGCTGTCTACGCGGAGTGTGCTCTGTGGGACAGATTCTGCCAGGAGTGTCAAATCATTCCTTCTAAGTGTCACTTTTAAGGGGATGCAATGggctcggcatggtggctcatgcctgtactcccagcactctggggaggccaaggcaggtatatcactggagcccaggagtttaagacaagcctggctggcaacatagcaaaatcctgtctccacaaaaaattagccaggcacggtgaaggcctgtaggcctagctactcaggaggctgaagtcggaggatcacctgagcccaggaggtcaaggctgcagtgagccacgatcgtgccactgcactccagcctgggcgacagtgagaccctgtttccaaaaaaataaaaaaggataggATGAGAAGTTAAGCTCCAGGGTTGCAATGAAAATAGCAGAGTTAACTTAGGTGAGTTCAGGACGTAAGCTGTGATGACACTCGGATATAGCCTGGCTGGACCCAGCGAGCCCAGGGCATGGCTGCAACTGTTCAGACCCACAGTGGGACTCCCTCAACTAGGCAGGAACCAGGGTCCAGGAAGGCCCTACTGGGCCCAATGAAGGCTCTTCTCTCCTGGGATGGAGGTTCCCATTCAAAGCCAGCTCCGTCCTCAGTCTAAGAAAAGTGAAGCGTTCCACAAACAATTTTCAGGTCGTTTTTTACTAGTGTCTGGAAGACATTTAGGAGAATTCCAACTGATTACCATTTACAGTGATCACAATGAAACTGCTCAGTTATCACTGAACTTCAGTAAGAAAATACAACAGAGTGCCATCAGGAcaggggagagggcaggagaCTGCTCCATCGCTCTGCTCATGTCCACACTGCCAAGGTCCCCACCACGGGGCTCCCCAGTGCACCCCAGCTCCGGGGCAGAAGAGGCAGCCTGCAGATCTCTGCTGCCGGGAAAGAGCTCCTGAAGTTGTGGGGTCTGGACACCGCTGGGGACGGGGCCTTCCGCGAGTCTCCCACCTCTCGGGGGACTGCAGGGAGAGGCGTCTCCAGTGGGCAGCCTTGGGTCACTTCCATAGCTCCCCCAGCGGCTTCTCTGTGGCAGTGCGGATGGCGTCCTCAGAGAGCACGCGGATGTCCTCATGGACAGCTTCGATGCTTTTGGAAGCATCCACCATCTGTTCCCACCGGGGTTTCAGGAGAAAAAGAGGCTCATCAGCACGTTCCAGGCTGGTCACGGgagcccacgcctgtaatcccagcactttgggaggcccacgagggaggactgcttgtacccaggagttcaagaccagcctgggctacatagggacaccccgtctctacaaaaaatgtggcaccactctactccagcctgggtgacacagtaacaccctgtctcaaaacaccaCCATGTTTCATTGT comes from the Pan troglodytes isolate AG18354 chromosome 13, NHGRI_mPanTro3-v2.0_pri, whole genome shotgun sequence genome and includes:
- the ATG4B gene encoding cysteine protease ATG4B isoform X7 produces the protein MWHLDFGLHTGKTFQPLPFIIVVYPGAGRRWGLVLSLASHRRRTEAGGGTGPTSDTGWGCMLRCGQMIFAQALVCRHLGRDWRWTQRKRQPDSYFSVLNAFIDRKDSYYSIHQIAQMGVGEGKSIGQWYGPNTVAQVLKKLAVFDTWSSLAVHIAMDNTVVMEEIRRLCRTSVPCAGATAFPADSDRHCNGFPAGAEVTNRLSPWRPLVLLIPLRLGLTDINEAYVETLKHCFMMPQSLGVIGGKPNSAHYFIGYVGEELIYLDPHTTQPAVEPTDGCFIPDESFHCQHPPCRMSIAELDPSIAVGFFCKTEDDFSDWCQQVKKLSLLGGALPMFELVEQQPSHLACPDVLNLSLDSSDVERLERFFDSEDEDFEILSL
- the ATG4B gene encoding cysteine protease ATG4B isoform X5, which codes for MQDFSQPLCQPETSGWRGPCPGLAWVQARRRRCPIYLVHRWAPGLHYGTDTMATMTVCSAPGGSGCVATLTYDTLRFAEFEDFPETSEPVWILGRKYSIFTEKDEILSDVASRLWFTYRKNFPAIDWRWTQRKRQPDSYFSVLNAFIDRKDSYYSIHQIAQMGVGEGKSIGQWYGPNTVAQVLKKLAVFDTWSSLAVHIAMDNTVVMEEIRRLCRTSVPCAGATAFPADSDRHCNGFPAGAEVTNRLSPWRPLVLLIPLRLGLTDINEAYVETLKHCFMMPQSLGVIGGKPNSAHYFIGYVGEELIYLDPHTTQPAVEPTDGCFIPDESFHCQHPPCRMSIAELDPSIAVGFFCKTEDDFSDWCQQVKKLSLLGGALPMFELVEQQPSHLACPDVLNLSLDSSDVERLERFFDSEDEDFEILSL
- the ATG4B gene encoding cysteine protease ATG4B isoform X8, which translates into the protein MLRCGQMIFAQALVCRHLGRDWRWTQRKRQPDSYFSVLNAFIDRKDSYYSIHQIAQMGVGEGKSIGQWYGPNTVAQVLKKLAVFDTWSSLAVHIAMDNTVVMEEIRRLCRTSVPCAGATAFPADSDRHCNGFPAGAEVTNRLSPWRPLVLLIPLRLGLTDINEAYVETLKHCFMMPQSLGVIGGKPNSAHYFIGYVGEELIYLDPHTTQPAVEPTDGCFIPDESFHCQHPPCRMSIAELDPSIAVGFFCKTEDDFSDWCQQVKKLSLLGGALPMFELVEQQPSHLACPDVLNLSLDSSDVERLERFFDSEDEDFEILSL